One Candidatus Binatia bacterium DNA segment encodes these proteins:
- a CDS encoding integrase core domain-containing protein, with protein sequence LENYYSPWELERAIGRFVEHYNHRRYHESLDNVTPADAYHGRRTAILTRREQIKNKTMARRKRQNLRAA encoded by the coding sequence CTCGAGAACTACTACAGCCCGTGGGAACTGGAGCGTGCGATCGGTCGCTTCGTCGAGCACTACAACCACCGCCGCTACCACGAGTCACTGGACAACGTGACTCCAGCCGATGCATATCATGGGCGGCGCACCGCGATCCTGACGCGCCGCGAACAGATCAAGAACAAGACAATGGCCCGTCGTAAGCGACAGAATCTACGCGCCGCGTAG